GGCGGTCGCCGCGCAGGCCCGCGCGCTCGACCTCGGCCGCCGCGACGGGCTGGCCGCGCAACGACTTCACGGGGTGGACGGTCAGGGCCGCGACGTGCACCGCGCGACGCTAGCAGGCGGCGCGCCGCACCCGTCGCCCACCCGTCGCGCGGTCCTCACGCGGCCGGAACGCCCGCGAAGGCGATCACCCCGGCGGCGACGCAGAGCGCCAGCATCCCGAGGGCGTTGACGAACAGGTTCCGGCCGAGGTCGCGCGCCCGCACGTGCATGCCGACGGCGACGACGAAGTACGCGACGAGCGCCCCGCACGTGAGGGCGCCGAGGTACGGGACGACGAGACCGAGCACCAGCCCGCCCACCGCGGCCAGCTTGAGCGGCGGCAGGACCCACCACCAGCGCCGCGGGAAGCCGACGTCGTCGAGGCACCGGGCCACGAAGGGCACCGGCCGCACGCACGCGGCCGCGTCGACGAGCTGCACCAGCGCGAGCACGAGCACCGGCCAGACGGGGTCGGGCGTGGGCGACATGGTGGCGCTCCTCTGCGGTCGTCGCCATACCGTACCGTATGGTACGGCGGCGCGACCAGAGCAGCCGGGAGCCGACCGCCGTCACGCCTCCGGCGCGGCGTCCCCCTCGGGGACGAGCGGCAGCAGCTGTTCCAGCACCGCCCGCAGCTCCGCCGCACCGACCGGCGGCACCACCACGGCCGCGCCCACGAGAGCGAGGTACGGCAGCAGCGCCGCGCGGCGCGCCTCCTCGGCCGACCCCGTGTGCGGCCGCCACACCCGCTCCAGGGCCGCCAGGCGGGCGCCGTCGATCCGCGCCTGGACGGCGCGGGCGTCGTCGTCGGTCGTCGCCCACGCGCGCAGCGCGACGTCGAGCTCCGGCCGGTACAGCCCGGCGGCCGCGGGCTCGACCAGCGCGGTGAGCCGCGCGAGCACCGACCGGACGTCCCGGGCGTCGGCGGTCTGCGCCACCGCCCGGTCGACCGCCGCCACCGCGAGCCGCTCGACGTGCGCGAGGAGCGCACGGCGGTACCCGTCGGCGCCGTCGAAGTGGTGGTGGAAGGAGCCCTTGGACAGGCCGAGCCGTGCGGCGATCCGGTCGATCCGCAGCCCTGCGGACCCCTCGGCGGCCAGCACGCGCACACCCTCGTCGAGCCACCGGTCGCGCGCGTCTCCCACCGGGCGACCGTACCCCGCGCCACGTGGCCGCCGGCGACGACGGCCCGCACGCGGCGCACGCGGGTCGCCCGCAGCCGTCCGGACGAAGGGGTGGGCCCGGCCGGTTTCGAACCGGCGACCTCCGCGGTGTAAGCGCGGCGCTCTGACCAGCTGAGCTACAGGCCCCTTGCGACGGGGGCACAGCCTACCCGCCGCGGACCCTCAGAAGGGGGCGCCGGGGAGGGCCGCGAGCGCCGTCCGGTACTCCGCGAGGTCCCGCACGACGCCGCGCGGGTTGCGCACGCACCAGCGGACCACGCCGTCGGCGTCGACGAGGAAGCTCCCCCGCAGCGCGAGCCCGTGCGCCTCGTCGAACACCCCGTACGCGCGGGCGACCTCGCCGTGCGGCCAGAAGTCGGAGAGCAGCGCGAACGGGTACCCCTCCTGCTCGGCCCACGCGCGCAGGGAGAACGTCGCGTCGCACGAGACCACGAGCAGCCGGGCGCCGGCGGCCTCGAGCTCGGTCAGGTTGTCGCGGAGCTCGCACAGCTCCTGCGTGCAGCGCCCGGAGAAGGCGAACGGCACGAAGACGACGAGCACGGGCGCGCCGCGCAGCGCACCGAGGCGCACCGGGGTCCCGTGGGTGTCGTCGAGGGTGAAGTCCGGCGCCGGGTCACCGACGCCGACGGGCGCGTCGGGCCCGGACGGGCTCACTTGCCGCGGCCGCGCGTCCCGAGCCGCGTCGCGGACCAGTCGGAGGCGATCGCGAAGGTGCTCGTCGCGTGGAGCCCCGCGGTGGTCGCGGCCTCCTCGATGTCGCCGTGGTCGACGTGACCGGAGCGGCCGGGCTTGGGCGTGAACACCCAGATCGAGCCACCGTCGTCCAGCACGGTCTGCGCGTCGACGAGCGAGTCCGTGAGGTCGCCGTCCACCTCGCGCCACCAGATCACGACGGCGTCCGTGACGTCGTCGTAGTCCTCGTCGACGAGCTCGGTGCCGGTGGCAGCCTCGATCGCTGCGCGCAGGTCGTCGTCGACGTCGTCGTCGTACCCGAACTCCTGGATCACCTGACCGGAGGTGAAGCCCAGACGAACCGCTGCCTGCGTGGCCGCGTCGCCCGCGGTGCTTGCCACGTGCTGACCGTTCCCTTCCGTCGAGGCCGCCCAGAGGTGGCGACCTTTCGATTCCGCAAACCGTAGCCCACCGCACCGGGTGACGCCGTGGCAAGGGCCCTGGCAGAACCGGCGTGGCGCGGGTGTCGTGAGCGTCACGTCCGCCCGAGCGCCCCCGGTGTGACTTTCCGGCCCCGGGAGCAGGACAATGGGTGAACTACCCCGCGCCCGACGGCGCGCACTGCCGCGCACGAACGTCGGGAACGGGCCCAGGTGCGCGCAGGGGCCGACCAGGCGCCGCCGCGAACGAGAGGCGAGGAGCGCTGGTGGCTTCGACCGACGAGAGAGGGC
The Cellulomonas sp. NS3 DNA segment above includes these coding regions:
- a CDS encoding DoxX family protein, whose product is MSPTPDPVWPVLVLALVQLVDAAACVRPVPFVARCLDDVGFPRRWWWVLPPLKLAAVGGLVLGLVVPYLGALTCGALVAYFVVAVGMHVRARDLGRNLFVNALGMLALCVAAGVIAFAGVPAA
- a CDS encoding TetR/AcrR family transcriptional regulator, translated to MGDARDRWLDEGVRVLAAEGSAGLRIDRIAARLGLSKGSFHHHFDGADGYRRALLAHVERLAVAAVDRAVAQTADARDVRSVLARLTALVEPAAAGLYRPELDVALRAWATTDDDARAVQARIDGARLAALERVWRPHTGSAEEARRAALLPYLALVGAAVVVPPVGAAELRAVLEQLLPLVPEGDAAPEA
- a CDS encoding peroxiredoxin — protein: MSPSGPDAPVGVGDPAPDFTLDDTHGTPVRLGALRGAPVLVVFVPFAFSGRCTQELCELRDNLTELEAAGARLLVVSCDATFSLRAWAEQEGYPFALLSDFWPHGEVARAYGVFDEAHGLALRGSFLVDADGVVRWCVRNPRGVVRDLAEYRTALAALPGAPF
- a CDS encoding DUF3052 domain-containing protein, with the translated sequence MASTAGDAATQAAVRLGFTSGQVIQEFGYDDDVDDDLRAAIEAATGTELVDEDYDDVTDAVVIWWREVDGDLTDSLVDAQTVLDDGGSIWVFTPKPGRSGHVDHGDIEEAATTAGLHATSTFAIASDWSATRLGTRGRGK